In Atopobium sp. oral taxon 416, the genomic stretch CCGGTATCGGCACGCAAAAGAGGTAGCTGCATTGTGGCTTGTGCGTGAGCGCAAGCCACATCCATGCCGCAGCTCTCTGGCATACTAGAACATATGTTCTAGACTGAAAAGGTCGGAAGGGACTTGTGGCAGCTATGAATGCAGGATAGCAAAGAGGCGAACGGCATGTCGGCCTCATCGCCCAAACCGATGGGAAGGGGGAACCGTGCTGTTCATGACCCTGTGGGACCATGGGGGTGCACTGCGGTGTGGACAGGGCCCTCGAGGTCAGGCAGGCCTATTCCTCTGTAGCCGGCGGATGCGGCATGCGTTATACCGTGAAGGTCGAAGGCTACCCACCTATCTCCACTGTGAAGGGCTCACGTGGTTCGTTAAGGCAAAGGTGGGGCTGTAACTGAGGGCAATGAGACGTAAGGATCTGGGGGCATACCATGTATCAGCTCAAGACAGAAGCTTCCTTTAACGCGGCACACTTCCTGACCGACTACCACGGGAAGTGCGAAAACCTCCACGGGCACCGTTGGCGGGTAGTGGTCTATATCAGACAGAAGGAGCTTCAGGCCGCTGGCACGATGCGTGATATGGTCGTTGACTTCGGTGAGTTCAAGCGCCTTGTGCGCGCGATCGTCGGGGAGTTTGACCACATGTTCCT encodes the following:
- a CDS encoding 6-carboxytetrahydropterin synthase — encoded protein: MYQLKTEASFNAAHFLTDYHGKCENLHGHRWRVVVYIRQKELQAAGTMRDMVVDFGEFKRLVRAIVGEFDHMFLVEAGSLKPATVEALEGEGFVLKMLPFRTTAENLAHYFAERFVRAGLPISQVDVYETPLNCATYIPEGD